A genomic segment from Pseudomonadota bacterium encodes:
- a CDS encoding SPASM domain-containing protein — MWGVHGAGLRPLACPGAHRFSHFRIRSLSGAVRGLSGRAPSYCKFEASCSQYATFGYDGRVYPCDEFSGQPEYLLGDVLTQPLDDILSTPLAQTLHKTWTATPAACLSCEWVGVCRGGCPFERQMGGGADGRTVLCEGFKKVFTRVAGELGVKAAPRRETAEAFASMHR, encoded by the coding sequence ATATGGGGAGTTCATGGTGCGGGTCTTCGACCGCTGGCTTGCCCTGGGGCGCACCGATTTTCGCATTTTCGCATTCGCAGCCTCTCCGGCGCGGTGCGGGGACTGTCGGGTCGCGCGCCCTCGTACTGCAAGTTCGAGGCGTCATGCTCGCAGTATGCCACCTTCGGCTACGATGGGCGGGTGTATCCGTGCGACGAGTTCTCTGGCCAGCCTGAGTACCTGCTGGGCGACGTCCTGACCCAGCCGCTCGACGATATCTTGTCGACGCCCCTGGCCCAGACGCTGCACAAGACCTGGACCGCCACGCCTGCAGCCTGTCTGTCGTGCGAGTGGGTCGGGGTGTGCCGCGGCGGCTGCCCGTTCGAACGTCAGATGGGGGGCGGCGCCGATGGCCGCACCGTGCTGTGCGAGGGGTTCAAGAAGGTGTTCACCCGCGTTGCGGGCGAGCTGGGCGTGAAGGCTGCCCCGCGGCGCGAGACCGCTGAGGCATTCGCCTCGATGCACCGCTGA